The proteins below come from a single bacterium genomic window:
- a CDS encoding glycosyltransferase yields the protein MTAPPPVSVVLPAYQAAATLPETLDSVLAQTPPPRAVIVVDDGSTDATAAVLAARADRVTALRIDNSGGPSRPRNVGLERCGDGLVALFDADDLMRPGKLAAQAAVFAACPEVDLCFTDFQVIDAGGAVRQERFLDGYREFRRLLRPGPLPDVGLLSGPDLHFALIRANFVGTSSVVARAERLRAAGGFDETLRNGDDLDLWLRLAREGAVFAFLDHVGHAYRKVDGGVSARGWRRLPAVVAVRERQRPYVTDPERRRVLEKIILEAKLAYAWGLDHDGRHDEARRLYAECNAARPTWAGIKGIVLATARARLGGSPARD from the coding sequence ATGACCGCACCACCGCCCGTCAGCGTCGTGCTGCCCGCCTACCAGGCGGCGGCCACCCTGCCGGAAACCCTCGACTCGGTGCTCGCGCAGACGCCGCCGCCGCGCGCGGTCATCGTCGTGGACGACGGCTCCACCGACGCGACGGCCGCGGTGCTCGCCGCCCGCGCCGACCGCGTGACCGCACTGCGGATCGACAACAGCGGCGGCCCCTCGCGGCCCCGCAACGTCGGCCTGGAGCGCTGCGGCGACGGGCTGGTCGCGCTGTTCGACGCCGACGACCTCATGCGGCCCGGCAAGCTCGCCGCGCAGGCCGCCGTCTTCGCCGCGTGCCCCGAGGTCGACCTCTGCTTCACCGACTTCCAGGTGATCGACGCCGGCGGCGCCGTCCGGCAGGAGCGCTTCCTGGACGGCTACCGGGAGTTCCGCCGGCTGCTGCGCCCCGGCCCCCTGCCGGACGTGGGCCTGCTGTCTGGGCCCGACCTGCACTTCGCCTTGATCCGCGCCAATTTCGTCGGCACCTCCAGCGTGGTGGCGCGCGCGGAGCGACTGCGCGCCGCCGGGGGCTTCGACGAGACCCTGCGCAACGGCGACGACCTGGACCTCTGGCTGCGCCTGGCCCGCGAGGGCGCGGTCTTCGCCTTCCTGGACCACGTCGGCCACGCCTACCGCAAGGTCGACGGCGGGGTCTCGGCGCGCGGCTGGCGCCGCCTGCCCGCCGTCGTCGCGGTGCGCGAACGCCAACGGCCGTACGTGACCGATCCCGAGCGGCGGCGGGTGCTGGAGAAGATCATCCTGGAGGCGAAGCTGGCGTACGCCTGGGGGCTGGACCACGACGGCCGGCACGACGAGGCGCGCCGCCTCTACGCGGAATGCAACGCCGCGCGCCCGACCTGGGCCGGAATCAAGGGGATCGTGCTGGCGACGGCGAGAGCGCGGCTCGGCGGCTCGCCCGCCCGCGACTAG
- a CDS encoding methyltransferase: MEARDKLDRIAAGYQDAFILLTSLRLGVFDALAAGPLAPAELAARLGLDARALDLVLHALAAVGILVKEGESFRLEAGCAPLLVAGSPDTMASIYRHHDRLSGRWIRLEETLRTGKPVPRSVPGEGAGRSPREHRDYICGMENISRGSSRDVAAAVDFSGARRLLDVGGGPGTASLVFAAANPGLSCVVFDLPETTAIAREMIAAAGLGDRVATVDGDFHVDGFGEGFDVVYVSNVIHMLPPRDTAMIARKAHAALVPGGRLMFKDFYLDDTRTAPAHAARFSVNMLVGTEGGMSYTMSLTRDIMADAGFGGFSVVPAGQRSLVVIGARS, encoded by the coding sequence ATGGAAGCGCGTGACAAGCTCGACCGCATCGCCGCCGGCTACCAGGACGCCTTCATCCTGCTGACCAGCCTGCGCCTGGGCGTCTTCGACGCCCTGGCCGCCGGACCGCTCGCGCCGGCGGAACTCGCCGCGCGGCTCGGGTTGGATGCGCGGGCCCTGGACCTGGTGCTGCACGCCCTGGCGGCGGTCGGGATCCTGGTCAAGGAGGGCGAGAGCTTCCGGCTCGAGGCGGGCTGCGCGCCGCTGCTGGTCGCGGGTTCGCCCGACACCATGGCCAGCATCTACCGCCACCACGACCGCCTGAGCGGCCGCTGGATCCGTCTGGAGGAGACGCTGCGCACCGGCAAGCCGGTCCCGCGCTCCGTCCCGGGAGAGGGCGCCGGCCGCTCGCCGCGCGAGCACCGCGACTACATCTGCGGCATGGAGAACATCTCGCGCGGCAGCAGCCGCGACGTGGCCGCGGCCGTCGACTTCTCCGGCGCGCGGCGCCTGCTGGACGTCGGCGGCGGGCCCGGCACCGCGTCGCTGGTCTTCGCCGCGGCGAACCCCGGCCTGAGCTGCGTCGTCTTCGACCTGCCCGAGACCACGGCCATCGCGCGCGAGATGATCGCCGCCGCGGGGCTCGGCGACCGCGTCGCGACCGTCGACGGCGACTTCCACGTCGACGGCTTCGGCGAGGGCTTCGATGTGGTCTACGTCTCGAACGTCATCCACATGCTGCCGCCGCGGGACACGGCGATGATCGCCCGCAAGGCCCACGCCGCGCTGGTCCCCGGGGGGCGGCTGATGTTCAAGGACTTCTACCTCGACGACACGCGCACCGCGCCGGCCCACGCGGCCCGCTTCAGCGTCAACATGCTGGTCGGGACCGAAGGCGGGATGTCGTATACTATGAGCCTGACGCGGGACATCATGGCCGACGCCGGCTTCGGCGGATTCTCGGTGGTGCCGGCCGGCCAACGCAGCCTGGTGGTGATCGGCGCCCGGTCCTGA
- a CDS encoding helix-turn-helix domain-containing protein, with the protein MSRTRNLERRDEILENAARLFAQHGFEGASIRLIARECGITEAAIYRYFESKEHLFESVVRAKARAHDIEGFLVQQRRLGDVLQVLTTVAHHIHQLSREDPLLLPLMVMSSLGTHRGNDVLFCELRLPYIRFLARELAERRDTGEVKNVDPYITARCFVGMIMACALNADQWRDFERLDLSAATVIDNNIPIYADGLRAVPA; encoded by the coding sequence ATGTCCAGAACGCGCAACCTGGAACGACGCGACGAGATCCTCGAGAACGCGGCCCGGCTCTTCGCCCAGCACGGTTTCGAGGGCGCTTCGATCCGCCTCATCGCCCGCGAGTGCGGGATCACCGAAGCGGCCATCTACCGCTACTTCGAGAGCAAGGAGCACCTGTTCGAGTCGGTGGTGCGGGCCAAGGCCCGCGCGCACGACATCGAGGGGTTTCTGGTGCAGCAGCGCCGGCTCGGCGACGTGCTGCAGGTCCTGACGACGGTGGCCCACCACATCCACCAGCTCTCGCGCGAGGATCCGCTGCTGCTGCCGCTGATGGTGATGAGTTCGCTGGGCACGCACCGGGGCAACGACGTGCTGTTCTGCGAGCTGCGCCTGCCCTACATCCGCTTCCTGGCGCGGGAACTCGCCGAGCGGCGGGACACCGGCGAGGTCAAGAACGTCGACCCCTACATCACGGCGCGCTGCTTCGTGGGGATGATCATGGCCTGCGCGCTGAACGCGGACCAGTGGCGGGACTTCGAGCGGCTGGACCTTTCGGCCGCGACCGTGATCGACAACAACATCCCGATCTACGCCGACGGCCTGCGGGCCGTGCCGGCCTAG
- a CDS encoding helix-turn-helix domain-containing protein yields MAAEVRHANRRGEILDHASRLFSAHGYDGTAIRLIARASGVTEAAIYRHFDGKAQLYDEVIRAKAREHDIAGELAASRGRGGVEDVLRAVANHLLALAQRDPELVRLMSNSSLENDQGRATIFREVRSPYIEFLVEEITRRMAAGEVRRIDPVITSRCFVGMVMDCALNAGMWSRFAGAEVDAQTVVCNNVPIFARGLTNDGAASPSNDGV; encoded by the coding sequence GTGGCAGCCGAGGTTCGACATGCCAATCGCCGGGGGGAGATCCTCGACCACGCGTCGCGGCTCTTCTCGGCCCACGGCTACGATGGCACCGCCATCCGCCTGATCGCCCGCGCCAGCGGCGTGACCGAGGCCGCCATCTACCGCCATTTCGACGGCAAGGCCCAGCTCTACGACGAGGTCATCCGCGCCAAGGCCCGCGAGCACGACATCGCGGGCGAACTGGCGGCCAGCCGCGGCCGCGGCGGCGTCGAGGACGTCCTGCGCGCGGTCGCCAACCACCTCCTGGCCCTCGCGCAGCGCGACCCCGAACTCGTGCGGCTGATGTCCAACAGCAGCCTCGAGAACGACCAGGGCCGCGCGACGATCTTCCGCGAGGTGCGCAGCCCCTACATCGAATTCCTGGTCGAGGAGATCACGCGGCGCATGGCGGCGGGGGAGGTCCGGCGGATCGATCCCGTCATCACGAGCCGCTGCTTCGTGGGCATGGTCATGGACTGTGCCCTCAACGCCGGCATGTGGAGCCGGTTCGCGGGAGCGGAGGTCGACGCGCAGACCGTGGTCTGCAACAACGTGCCGATCTTCGCCCGCGGGCTCACCAACGACGGCGCCGCGTCGCCGTCCAACGACGGAGTGTGA
- a CDS encoding rhodanese-like domain-containing protein, translated as MTKRWTLMALLLIALAALVGCSSDDDPVTPTATTFETMATAVEAYLNDNTDCPGTVTAQALHDNLDDYTVVDIRSADAYLAGHIPGAYNSSLATILTDVGTTIPTDKTIVIACYSGQSAGHAKIALELMGHEDVKTLGFGMSSWNSTLASGWNSNVGDNLPAPETTNNNADLTVHAFPTLTGTNATIVATRVAAMVAAGFQSITWATLQPNLDDYFVVNYFGQADYEGTGAAGVPGHIPGAYQFTPYASLGFEQMLENLPSDDTPIVVYCWTGQHSSQVVAALNMLGYNAKSLSYGSNHLFHGSLTANRWTAASTNDFELEVGGAQTPEFAAVYAAVDAYLNDTTDSTGPITAVQLNDNLSLYTVIDIRSATDYAAGHITGAYNSSLATLLNDLATTIPNDKTYVIACYTGQSAGHAKIAMELMGYEDVKFLKWGMCSWNSTLASRWNDNVGDNLPAAETTNNNGSLVAHAYPTLTDGDTVEDRVAAMLAAGFQSVTWTAPTPPDLTPYFILNYFGVADYEGTGTNGVPGHIPGAFQFTPYTSLKVGEMLPYLPSDGTPILVYCWTGQTSSQVAAALNMLGYNAKSLSYGSNRLFHTPLLANKWTAAETHDFTLTTAVPAI; from the coding sequence ATGACGAAACGCTGGACCCTGATGGCGTTGTTGCTGATCGCCCTGGCCGCCCTGGTGGGTTGCTCGAGCGACGACGACCCCGTGACCCCGACGGCGACCACGTTCGAGACGATGGCCACCGCGGTCGAGGCCTACCTCAACGACAACACGGACTGCCCGGGCACGGTCACGGCCCAGGCCCTGCACGACAACCTCGACGACTACACCGTCGTCGACATCCGCTCGGCCGACGCCTACTTGGCCGGGCACATCCCGGGCGCCTACAATTCCTCGCTCGCGACCATCCTGACGGACGTGGGCACGACGATCCCCACCGACAAGACCATCGTCATCGCCTGCTACAGCGGCCAGAGCGCCGGCCACGCGAAGATCGCGCTGGAACTGATGGGCCACGAGGACGTCAAGACCCTCGGGTTCGGCATGTCCTCGTGGAACAGCACCCTGGCGAGCGGCTGGAACAGCAACGTCGGTGACAATCTGCCGGCTCCCGAAACGACCAACAACAACGCCGACCTGACCGTGCACGCCTTCCCGACGCTGACCGGGACCAACGCGACGATCGTGGCCACCCGCGTCGCCGCCATGGTGGCGGCCGGTTTCCAGAGCATCACCTGGGCGACCCTGCAGCCGAACCTGGACGACTACTTCGTCGTCAACTACTTCGGCCAGGCGGACTACGAGGGCACCGGCGCCGCCGGCGTCCCCGGCCACATCCCCGGCGCCTACCAGTTCACCCCCTACGCCAGCCTCGGCTTCGAGCAGATGCTGGAGAACCTGCCCAGCGACGACACGCCCATCGTGGTGTACTGCTGGACCGGCCAGCACAGCAGCCAGGTCGTGGCGGCCCTGAACATGCTGGGCTACAACGCCAAGTCGCTGAGCTACGGCTCGAATCACCTGTTCCACGGCTCCCTGACGGCCAACCGCTGGACCGCGGCTTCGACCAACGACTTCGAACTCGAGGTCGGCGGCGCGCAGACGCCCGAGTTCGCGGCCGTGTACGCGGCCGTCGACGCCTACCTGAACGACACCACCGACAGCACGGGCCCGATCACGGCGGTGCAGCTCAACGATAACCTCAGCCTCTACACGGTCATCGATATCCGTTCGGCGACCGACTACGCGGCCGGGCACATCACAGGCGCCTACAACTCGAGCTTGGCCACGTTGCTGAACGACCTGGCCACGACGATCCCCAACGACAAGACCTATGTGATCGCCTGCTACACCGGTCAGAGTGCCGGTCATGCCAAGATCGCGATGGAGCTGATGGGCTACGAGGACGTCAAGTTCCTGAAGTGGGGCATGTGCTCCTGGAACTCCACGCTGGCCAGCCGTTGGAACGACAACGTCGGCGACAACCTGCCCGCGGCCGAGACGACCAACAACAACGGCTCGCTGGTCGCCCACGCCTACCCGACGCTGACGGACGGGGACACGGTCGAGGATCGCGTCGCCGCCATGCTGGCGGCCGGGTTCCAGAGCGTCACCTGGACGGCGCCGACGCCGCCGGACCTGACTCCCTACTTCATCCTGAACTACTTCGGCGTGGCGGACTACGAGGGCACCGGCACCAACGGCGTGCCCGGCCACATCCCCGGCGCCTTCCAGTTCACGCCCTACACGAGCCTGAAGGTCGGCGAGATGCTGCCCTACCTGCCCAGCGACGGCACGCCCATCCTGGTGTACTGCTGGACCGGTCAGACCAGCAGCCAGGTCGCCGCCGCCCTGAACATGCTGGGCTACAACGCCAAGTCGTTGAGCTACGGCTCCAACCGACTGTTCCACACGCCGTTGCTGGCGAACAAGTGGACGGCCGCCGAGACGCACGATTTCACGCTCACGACCGCGGTCCCGGCGATCTGA